The region GAATTCCTCTTTGTGCTCTCCTACATCCTGCCCTGCTGCATTGCAACTCCTGTCTGCTTGCATTTAATTTCGTAAAAAGCACTGCTTAGCAACCTGACAGCCTTTTCACTTCAAGCACAAAGCAACCAGCTCTTCCCATTCCCCCTCTACCAACAAGGAAAACCATGGCAGGCACGTGGCCCAGTTTGCTTAACAGCACCATCTGGGACAGAGTCACAGTTATAATCCCTGGTGACACGAGAAGTAGATATACCTCTTGGCAACAAGGGTATATTTTTTGTCAGTGGGAAGACAGAAGAGTCCCACTCTTCTTCATGCCCTCCTGCTGCCAGAGATCTCTGTAGCTCAGCAAAGCCAGTTTCTAGCGTGGAGTTACAACCTCACTGGAGCAAAGGATAGGTAATTGCAGAGCCTCCAAGAAACCTTCTAAGCCATTTATTCAAAGTCCCCAGAGGGAAGCAGGTGAGACTATAATACACGTTGCACAACAGATTCATATCTagggtattttattttataaaaatctctCCCCTCCCTTTGTGGTCTGTTTAAAAGGAATGGCAAAACAGATCAGTTAAGCTGCAAGTCACCACCGCCAGCACTCCCAGCCCCGTCTTCCCCAGCGAACCCAGCCCTGGGACCAGCGTGGACTGCATGGGAGCTGCCTAGCAAACAAGCTGCTGGAGAACCGCCTCAAACTAACAAAGAGGCGCAGCACGTCTTGCTGCATGGTTTGGAAACACGCAATCTCCCTAGTCGCCTTCGGCTGCGAATGGAGGGAGGCAGGATAGGGCAGGTCCAAAAGGAACAGGGAGTGCTGTGAAAAAGTCAGGAGCAAGGGAGAAGAGCAAAGGGGGACAGATAAAAGCACCGGACAGGCATGAGTCATGCTGGCGTACAGCCTCCAAAGAGAGCCCTCAAGGAAAGAGGGTATGAAGTAAATTCCTAGCCAGGCAAAAAGCCACCAAAACAAAAGCCATCCAAAAATAGGCCCTCGCATACCTGTCTCCTCTGGCTCATCATTAAAGCTTCAGCATTATATGAATTGAAGTTGTGTCTCCTGCTGGCGTCTGGTCTCGGTTGGCCAGGCCGGGCAGAGGTGCACCGGAGAGCACTCACCTTCCCCAAGCCAGTTCAAGGCATAGGTCTCCAGCTAATCCCTGCAAAAGCTGCCTTCCTTCCCCAGAGGGGAGAGCTCTCCTCAACAATCAGCACGAGGGCTGCAGGTCTTAAACAATTCCACTTACACACACGGGAGAGAAACctcgctgcaggcagctccttccaTTCAGACTATCCACACCTACCCACTTATGAGCTAAGGATGAAGGCGCTTGAGCTGGGATCCAGAAACCAGCCCTCCCAGACCTTTGGGGAAAGCTTGGATCTGAAGTCAAGCAGCATGGCTCCAGCTATGTCTGTTGTAAACCCTGCTCTCCCGCCTGGGGATTAGGAAAGCAAGCAATGCAGGTGTTCTCCAAGAAACACGCAACCCATGCACGCCAGCTTTTTGGAAACCTAACAGAAGATCCATTACTTACGGCTCACACTGCAGCTCTTGCAGCTGGGTAAGCCACAAGTCGGTTCCCCGCtatgctgctgctggaaggtAGCCAGCAAGCCTTCGTTCAGCTGCTAGTCTGCTTGTTTTTAGAATAAAGAATCCAAAACCCAAGCAAGCTTTTAGTAATGTCTCTCCTTTGTGGAAACATAATTTCTGCACACTAGAGTTTCCACTTTAGAGAAACTTTTGCTGTTTATAGAGGCCAAAGACACGGGGGAAGCGAACCCTTCTCTTTGCTTGGTGCTTGTACAGCACCCAGCGCTACGAGGGTCCTGTGCTGCAACCACGGCAACAGGAGAAACATTATAGGGCCCTTCGGCACCCTGGAGAACCTCCAGGTGGAAAGTACCCCAGCCCATTTGTGTAGCATCATCACCTCCTTCACGGGCAGCGTAACCATCCCAAAATATTCCAGGCAATGAACAGCAATAAATCTAGGACTTTCAGCTCCCTTGTTCCTTTCCCTGAAGTCACCCTGGGCTAGCTTCTCAACAAAGCTGCAACAGCTCCAGTCACCGTACTGACAAAGGAGCAGCCACCAGCAGCAAATATCTCCAGCCGCATGACGACATCAGTGGCATGTGTTTTCAAACTACTTCACAAGTTTATGTTTCTCATACAGAAGTGTTATGAGCCCCACTTTATAGACAGTGTACAGGGGACACAGAGGAAGCAACTTAATCTAAAGCCCTTATGCGTGGCTGAATTTGTACAAAACTGGGTGCAGTCTCAGGGTGgcactccctccttcccctccgctaAAGCTGTTCTCTGTAGGGAGGCTTGGCAGCAGCTCTCAGAGATACTGAGCGGGGGGGCACAGACCTGCACCAGAATATAAGGGAAGCCCTCTCCCCCATTCATGTCTTTTAGAAATGCCCTGAAATCAGGATTGATCCTTGCTTGGTGTCTCATTCTGGAATGTTTCTACCAACCCTTAGAGTAGGACACAATATCCATCCCCTCCAGCATGGCTTTTTCCCTCTCCAAAGTCATCACTCAAAAAGGGCTCAAGTGATCAGAGAACAACCTCTTCTGCCAAACAGACATTCTCTCTACAGAGGGGAACAGAGTTTAGCCGCCCAGCTCCCCGTCCTTGTCTTGGGTACACACCAACACTTCTCACCAAAGCCAGCTCAAGAGTGGCTTGAGACAAGCGCATGAAGAAGACCTGCCCTGGAAGAGCAGTGGGGCAATGGCATTACTACACAAGCCCACCTGAATTGGAAAGAGCCCACAGGTGCTAAAGACCAGCTTAAGGCATGCTGGCAAAGTCATGTAGAAAGGGAACAGTGCCTGGCTTTGCAAAGGGCACGACCGCCTACCTCAAACTCCTGACGCTTATTCTTTGTACAAGCACCTAATTCCCTCCCAGATGTTTGCAGAAGCTTGGGAACTTGGCACAGTAGCAAGAAGCAGGCCTTTGATTAACCAGAAGTCAAACACAAAGAGGACGTCAGCCACCTGCAAGCCACACTGCTCCCTCTGAACAGTGTGTACAGCTCTTCTGGGGGTCCGTACACATCAGCGTCCGTCCGCACTGATGTTCCGTCATGCCAGCATGTTAGAAAAGACTTTGCTGGTTCTGCTTGCGTTTCTCTTGATCCACTTTCAACATGTACCACACTGAGCAAGCTGAACAGATACGTTCCCGTCCTCACACCATGGCTGTAATGTTTATTGCAAAGTCACGTTTCCCAAGGGCTCCGGTGTACCTCGTGCTAGTCAGGTGAAAAAACACCAATACAAAAAGGCAGAGTTAGGGATGACACAGCCAGCGTGTAGACCACCCCGAAAAAGCCATCGCCAACGTCTGCCTTCAGTCCACCAACCGCCTCACAACATACAAACACAGTTCTGCCCACCTGGGCATGCcaacctgccacagaggctcaGGTACACTGGTTTCTGAGCGAGTCCCGCTAGAAGGAACCCCTTCTAGCTGCCCtggcaatgctgcaggccaggggctCTGGGACATTGGTGCAGATCATGGCTGCAGCAGCCCGGGGAGGCATCACAGTGGGGATGAAGAGCTATAAGCTATTTCTTGCCTGTCACACTACAGGAGGCAGATCCTGTGCAAAAGGACCTTTTAAAGCCATCCTCTGCCCCAACCCAAATTTCcctacacacacatatgcacctTGTTAACTTAGATTTTCATCACATATATTTAGAAGAGGCATAACAGTACCAGTGCCACAGGCCCTGAATTGAAGTCATCCTTGAACAGAGGTAGAACACTGGCTCTTCTATATCTGTTAAAGGAAAAGAGAGTCATTTCCCCCCTTCGTAAGAACAGTGTTTTTGGCGTTCCCTTTGTCTGGCTCCTGGGCCTCCTGGACTCAGTCTCACAAGAAAGGATGAGCAGCAAGGCTTAACTCCTGCTGCCACCCCGAACTGTCCAGTGGCTGTGCTGCTGGCCCCGGTGGATCTTCATGTGTTTGGCTAAGTGGTCACTGCGGGCAAACTTCTTCTCGCAGGCGGCACACTGGTAAGGCTTGACACCAGAGTGGGAGCGTTTGTGACGGGAGAGTTCATCTGATCGGGAAAACCTGCAGAAGAAGGGAAGCATGGTGGATCCAGCATTCACTGCTAGACAGCCCAGGAAATGCGAGGACCCTGGTAACTGGGAGGCTGAGGTGCATCTCTGCCACAGACTCTTGGTGGGACCCTGGACGAGTCACTTCTCTTCTGCTCTATCCAACCAAGAGCAAGGCACACAGGTACCCCAGGCTCCTGCTGGAGGCAATGGTAAGAAATACACCCCTCCAAGGGGGAATTTAGACAAAGGGAAAAGAATTCACCCATGGAGGTCTTCATTTCTTTACGCTGATCTTAAAAGGACAGTGTTCACCTACTTCCTTCCTTGATTTAGACTCGCTGAAAACCTGTTGAAAGCTGACAGCCCCAAGGCCAGACACTGAGACAAACTGCTTTTTGGGGTATCAGCCCAGATTGGCAGTGGCTAAAGGGTGGAAAGACTTTATTGTCACTTTGCACATCCAGCCAGAAAGGGAATCACTGCCGAGAGAAAGCTTGTTTTTCCTGAGAGAGCACTGATTCTCCTTGCAAAGTCAGCGTGGCAGAGTGTTCTCACCGTCAGCCCGGGCTAGCTGGGgagctggggagagagaggcCGCCTGTGAGCTGATTTAAACATCAAGCACAAAGGAGGAAAAGCGAATGCAGCCAGCCTCCAGCGGAGAAGCAGAGGTTTCCATGCAGAAGCAAGCTAACTACTGTTCTTCTGAGGATGTAGTAACAAGGGCCGCATGAATACCCAAAGTGTCCATGCTGCTTGTCTGTGTAATTTGCACACCTGGAACAGATCAGGGGAACAGCCTGGAAAGTCCCTTTAATCACATGCATGTCCCCACTTAATTCTCCTACACCCTTTCTTCTACCTGGCACACACAAATCCAGACCTAGGGGCACCTGCAGCAGGTGAGCAAGTTGATCTGCAGCTATTTTAGGAGTGCCATCTCAATGGTCCTAGTATCACAAGGCCTAGGAGCTGATGTGACTTTAGCATGCTCTGCATGTCCAAGTATCCAGGGAATGCTGGAGAGAAGGACTGGGCAGGATCTACCCCAGTTCCGCTTCTAAGGAGCCAACACAGATGGCAGGAGTGTTAGGATGGAAGGGTTTCTCCATCTGGCTGAAACATGTCTATGCAAAGAAGCATAAAGCAAGGTGCTTCAGATATAACCTCAGACTTCCAGAGGTAGGATTTCAAGCTCAAATCTGGTATAGTAAATACTGCACCTGCTCACAAAAGGCTTTATGAAAACTAAATGTGTCCCAAGACCATCTTTGGATCTTCCATTAAAAACACTGACTTCTCTCCAGCTTTGTTGTAAGAAATGAGTTCCAAGGTCTCAGCTCCCCATAGTAAGCAGAGCCAGGGGAAGTGACATAAGAATTTACAGTTAGGGCCCCATCTAGTGAAGGGAGCACAGCCTGGAGAACCTCATCTGCAGCAGAGTATGTCGCTAACAGTGTAACTGCTCCCACGGAGGGGGAGGACAGGGCAGCAAGTGAGCACAGTAATTCAGCAGACAGCCTGCAGGCTGGGTCCTGCTTACAGGATGCTGTGGTGCAGGCAAGCACcgtccttttcctccctcccagaGGGAAAAGCTGTTCAGGCTGACTGCTGGGCCGGGATCAGATGGAGGAAGAGACAGGTGGCTGGGCGGGGAGCGACGCTGATGCCTGTGAAGTTGCCATGCTCCCTTTCCTCCATCTCCGGGCTCCTCAGCCAGGTGCAGGAGGGTATGCCTAGCAGTACTGGTTGGTACTGGAAAAGGAGCTGATGCAGTAGATAGATGTCTACTGCAGGGATAGGTGAAATGGGGGCACAACTGCTGATGGCAAAGGAACAGCAGCCTGGCAAGAGGCAGTCCTGAAATTCAGATCTAGCCTCACACCTTCTGAAGCTTCACTACCCTAAGACAGAAGCCATAACGCACCATCTGGGTAAACACGGCAGTGAGTGTATGCCAAAGCATTGCCTAAGAAACCAGGAAAGCTCAGCACTGCCAGCACCAGCTTTCTTTGCGATACGCTTTGAGATCTACTGATGAAAGGTGCTACGCAAGACCTGAGGACTATTAACTCTTCTTGCCAAAGGCTGCACTGAGCATCCTGCCCCCAGGACAGGTACGCAGTACCAGGAAGAGAATACCAAAgcacaaaaaaattcagagaagcaCAACAAGACTGATTAAGAAAATAACGACCATCACAGAGCAAACAGAAGTAGAGCAACATGGATACATGCTACTGGCCCACAGATATCTGAAGGATAGGAGCAACCAGGGCAAGCAAACAGCAAGACAGAGCAAAGTGACGCTAAACAAACATAGAACTACGTATTGGCTCCTCAGGAAGCAGTGCAACTCCTATTATCTGGGGCAAATATTAACAGGAAAAACCATTTGTGTAGCCCAACTACAAAAACTATCCTGAACTAGACAAAGAAAGTGTGCAAAGCCCCAAATTACTTGGGAAAAGCTGGATTTCTAGAGGGTATTTAGGCATCCAGTTCACGTCTCAAGGGAGACTTTGAGTGTTTGGTACAGTGTCAGACGTGCTTCTCCAACTGGAGTTATTCAGCACTTCAGATTAAGTGAAAACTACCCAAGTTGTCTCAACAAATTTTTCTCCTCCAGTCCTCCTTACACTCCTTACTCACCTCTAAATCATTGGGGAAAGAAAATTTTATCCTGTATTTTCACTACCCGAAAGCTCTCCTGAATCCTGACAAGCAACAAGAGACCTTTGGCAGGGACGCCTGCTCGCCCAGAGACCTGTGGCTTCTACTTACCGCCAGCCACAGTTGGGCCAAGCACAAGTGTAGGGTTTCTCCCCAGTGTGCCGCCGGAAGTGAGCCTTGAGGTGGGAACTCTTGGTGTACATCTTGCCACAGCCCGGATGCACGCACTTGTGGATGCGAACGAGGGAAGGGGAGGCTTTCTCAAATTTGGTGGTTGCCTTCACCTCCTGCTCATCCCTTGGAGTCCCTGGTTGCAGGGCAGCCGGCAGGGGGGCAATTTTGACATACTTTTGGTCCAAGATGGGCACAGGGTGCTGGATCTGAGGAAGGAGGGCCAGGCTTTGGCCGTGCAAGCTGATAATCAACTGGGCCACCCTGACACTACCCATAGCACTTTGTGTTAGCGGGCTCCCACTGTCCATCTGGAGAGGCTGGATTTGGAGGACAACAGGAATGCTCCCAGCAGCTACTGCCTGGCCGCTACCATCAGCTGTCCCTTCTGGCTGGGCAGCGATCAACACATCTCCTTCTTGAACCATCCTGGACACAGGCTGCTCCCCAGAGGTGCCTAAGCTGATCTCAGATTTGATCTTGAGCTTTCCTCCAGGTGGGAGATGCTCTTTTGCTTCATCTTGGAGGAACTCAGCCTTCTCCCTCAGGAACTCCTCAATCTCCTCCAGGGTGGGAAAAAAGTCCTGGGAAAGATTGCTGCAGAAGTCAGGCAGCTTGAGGTGAGACTCACAGACAATGATTTGGGGTTTTgcatcctcctcctttccccaggaCAGGGGGAGGGAGGTGCCTTCAGAGCGGCTGGTGCTGCCTGGAAGGAGATGGTCACAGCCTTCTAGGTGGCTGGAGGCCCTCTCACTGCCAGGCTCTCGCAGAAGGGATGGTGgcatgctgctctgcagagcacctGCAAAGCTCTCTAGCAGTGGGGATCTGGCCGAGCTGGTCAAGGAATCTGAAGGGGGTAGCAGCTCTTTGCAACTCACAGAGACCATCTGTTGGCTTGCTTGCTGTGCCCCCACAAAGCTCTTCGCTCAGCTGGGTCTGGAGCCTCTTTGAGAGCTCAGCTGGGACTCCTGAGGCTGGGAAAGTCTTTGCCCATCTGCAAGGGAACACCACCAAGGTTATttccaaattaaagaaaaaaacccccaacctTTGAATAAGATGGATTGTGCATAGAAAGAGAACATCAAAAGGAGTCAGTggcttttgcttgttttaaaggtTCCATTGCTCAAAAACTGACCATTTCCTTGTAAGAGAATCCAAGAGGCTGCAAAGAGATAGATTCCTCTCAGAAGCAAACTCCTCTGGCAAGTTTATTAAGGCAATAATACCCTATGAAACACTTTACACTCTTCCACCTAACTCCCTGTTATCCCTGCCGGAGGGCAGGTATGCACTGCTAGATGGCAGAGAGGATGTCTTGTGGCTTTCGACGAAGAACTAATCGTGGTCTATGAGAGGGATCTGATTTCTCCACACTGCAAACATTGGTATAACCACAACCTAATGGAGACTTATCCAGGTTAGATTAGAACCAACCAGTTTGGGAACTGATAACAAGACAGCCAGGGGAGTGCCCACTGCCAAACTGCTTGGGGCTCTGTGCAAACGCCAACTGGAAGTATTCACCGGCAGCCATGCTGCTATGGTTATGCTGGCTATTGGTACCTTAACAGGCAAGTTTAAAGCCTGCCAAGGTCCACCCAAGCTGCAGTCACACCTTCAGAAAGCAGTGCAGAGAGACAGGGCCCTTCGAGACACAAACATTACGTTTCTAAATAGATAAAAAAGTCCACGATACCCTTAGGTTAGACCCATGCAGTCTCCTGAAAGCAACTGGTCTCCCACAATTCAACACATTAAAACCCACAGGCCCTGCTGTCGCTTGTATGGTTAATGTAGTGTCTAAGCATCCactgagctctgcagagcaggcacTCGCCATCTCTGCCCCGCAAGAGGGCAGCTTGGGGACTGCGTGCTGCTTCTGCAACACCTAAACCACTCAATGAAGGCACAATTTTTTTACTCACATATCTAGACTTTCAGTGCAGAAGGTgagtttccaaaaaaaagaaactgtgtgCCGGAGTCACTTGTGAACCTTCTCCAGGGTAAAAGAACCCATAAGATTTCTGCAGAGTTGCAAACCAGTCAAGCCAGTCCTTGTGATCACTGCTTCCTTAGGGTCCTGGGAGCTGAGAAAGGGAAATTTCTGAGAAGCATTCTGGATTTAACATAAACGCTTTTCTCTTTAAGAGCAAACAATCCTCACATAGTTCAAAATCTGCTAAGAGCAA is a window of Struthio camelus isolate bStrCam1 chromosome 24, bStrCam1.hap1, whole genome shotgun sequence DNA encoding:
- the LOC104142340 gene encoding Krueppel-like factor 15, whose protein sequence is MVSVSCKELLPPSDSLTSSARSPLLESFAGALQSSMPPSLLREPGSERASSHLEGCDHLLPGSTSRSEGTSLPLSWGKEEDAKPQIIVCESHLKLPDFCSNLSQDFFPTLEEIEEFLREKAEFLQDEAKEHLPPGGKLKIKSEISLGTSGEQPVSRMVQEGDVLIAAQPEGTADGSGQAVAAGSIPVVLQIQPLQMDSGSPLTQSAMGSVRVAQLIISLHGQSLALLPQIQHPVPILDQKYVKIAPLPAALQPGTPRDEQEVKATTKFEKASPSLVRIHKCVHPGCGKMYTKSSHLKAHFRRHTGEKPYTCAWPNCGWRFSRSDELSRHKRSHSGVKPYQCAACEKKFARSDHLAKHMKIHRGQQHSHWTVRGGSRS